GGGAGGAAAACGTTATGAAAAAGTTTTTGTATATAAGCCTGGTACTTTTGATTGGACTTTCTTTTACTGTTGGATGTGCAAACATGCCCTTGGTGGGAGGTTCTAAGAAGAAGACGAAAACGGTTTCTGAACAAACCCTCTATTCACAGGTGCCGGAATCTATGCGAGCTGATGTGAAAGAGGCGGAGTTTGACCTACAGGAGGCAAAAAGAAACCTGAAACTGGCCCAGCAAAAAGTAAAGGTCGGAAAACTTAAAAAAGAACTGGGCAGTTTGCAGAAAGATGGTGCGGATTCTGAATTGGAAGCAGCAGAAAAGAAAGTGGAAGAAAAAGAACTTGCAGTGGAAGTTGCAAAATTAGAGGCGATTGACAATGCAAATCTGGGTGATAAAATCGATAACATCAAAAAAATTGCAAAAGTAAAGTCTAAAAAACTCAATGCCGAGGCGGATGCAGTAGAAGCCAAGGCTGAATATACCACCACCAACCTTGAGGTAAAAAAGCTGAAGAAAAAAATAGAAAAAATGGAGGCAAAAATAAAAGATTAAAACCAATATGTTGTAACAGGAAAGGCGGGGCTAAAACCCCCGCCTTTTAATTTTTTGGCGGTTTTGTTTTTTTTGTTGGGTCCAAAACAGGAGTATCCGGATCGGGCTTAGATGACAAATCTTTTGTAGAGTAGAACAGCGCTTTTACACGATTTTCCGTACCGCTTTCAACCTTAACCGTGTTTTCTGACCGGTTAAGGGTTATTTTTGAACCGGAAACATAATTTTTATTGCTGAATACAGTTGAATTTTCTCCGGTTAATACCAGCACCATGGTCTTTGTTGTGTAGACTGCCTGCTGTGTGGTCGCTTCCTTGCCATCTGCCCATATCTTCACGTTGCCGGTGGCAATAATTTTATCTATGGATTCTTCACCTGCCTTTGACTTTTCTTTTTTCCCCGGATCATGTTTATAAAAAATTTTCAGTCGATCCGATTTTATAATGAAATCTCCATACACCGCTTCAACACTACCGGTAAACTCAGCATAATTTCTATCATAGCTGCCCACCAGCCTGTCTGCAGTAATCCGTATTTTATCTGCTTTATTTTTTATATTTTTTGCCAAAGGCTCAGCCGAAGTCTGGGGCAGCGATATAAAAAAATAGGCGCTGAGTACTGTGGCTGCCGATAAAAAGAAAGATAATCTAATATGTAGCAGCATATTCAGAAACAAAGCTTTCACAGGATGGTTCCCCAAAGAAACGCGATTCAAGGTGTATTTTTTAAATTTTGGTAAAAAAAGTTAAAAAATTTAACTTTTTTGTATTTACATATTTTTATAATGTATATCATATAGATCAAATATGTAAAGTTTATTGAAATGATGCAGCAAAAAGCCCCTGGAGTGGACTATTCTCCAGGGGCAGGTTAAGGAGGTAGCTCTCAGGGGAATCGTTTTAAACCTAAGAGCCAAAGCACTTATAAGCTATATCGGCAGTTACGCTACAGAACTTTAGCTATTTTTTTTATTCAATAGAAGAGACCTTTGAAAAATGGTAATTTTCGAAGTCTACGCTTATCTGTCCGAGTTCAAGAAAGGCAAAGATTTCAACCACAGGAATATATTGAATATTTCGAGGATTGAAATTTGAGACTGACGTAGAAATCGGACAAAAAGTGCCGTTTTGCAAAGGTCTCTAGAAGATGGGCCCATGGTCTGTGTCAGAGACAAACAGTATAACATTGAAGGGTAAGCGTTCACTGGAGGTTGAAACAGGGAA
This DNA window, taken from Thermodesulfobacteriota bacterium, encodes the following:
- a CDS encoding LptA/OstA family protein, with protein sequence MKALFLNMLLHIRLSFFLSAATVLSAYFFISLPQTSAEPLAKNIKNKADKIRITADRLVGSYDRNYAEFTGSVEAVYGDFIIKSDRLKIFYKHDPGKKEKSKAGEESIDKIIATGNVKIWADGKEATTQQAVYTTKTMVLVLTGENSTVFSNKNYVSGSKITLNRSENTVKVESGTENRVKALFYSTKDLSSKPDPDTPVLDPTKKTKPPKN